Proteins from one Caloramator mitchellensis genomic window:
- the udk gene encoding uridine kinase → MSKPLLIGIAGGTGSGKSTVAKEIFQSLPGENIVVIEQDSYYKDQSHLSLEDRVKTNYDHPDAFDTELLIEHLKTLLNGNPIDKPIYDFEVHNRKKETVKVEPKDIIILEGILILAEPEIRNLLDIKIFVDTDADVRIIRRIRRDIKERGRTIDSVIEQYMGVVRPMHLQFVEPTKRYADIIIPEGGYNKVAIDILIAKVKHILSIK, encoded by the coding sequence ATGAGTAAACCGCTGTTAATTGGAATTGCAGGAGGAACAGGCTCAGGAAAAAGCACAGTAGCAAAGGAAATATTCCAAAGCCTTCCTGGTGAAAATATTGTTGTAATTGAACAGGATTCATATTATAAGGACCAGAGCCATTTATCTTTAGAGGATAGAGTTAAAACCAACTACGACCATCCAGATGCATTTGATACCGAATTGTTGATTGAGCATTTAAAAACGCTCCTTAATGGTAACCCTATAGACAAGCCTATTTACGACTTTGAAGTTCATAATAGAAAAAAGGAAACAGTCAAGGTTGAGCCTAAAGATATTATAATACTCGAAGGAATATTAATCTTAGCTGAACCAGAAATTAGAAATTTGTTAGACATTAAAATATTCGTTGACACCGACGCCGATGTAAGAATAATAAGAAGGATAAGAAGAGATATTAAAGAAAGAGGAAGAACAATAGATTCGGTAATTGAACAATATATGGGGGTTGTAAGACCGATGCACCTTCAATTTGTCGAACCAACAAAAAGATACGCAGATATAATAATTCCTGAAGGCGGTTACAACAAGGTAGCAATCGACATACTCATAGCTAAGGTCAAACACATTTTATCAATAAAGTAA
- a CDS encoding peptidase U32 family protein, whose protein sequence is MKIELLAPAGNLEKLKTAIIYGADAVYIGGEAYSLRAMADNFDTETMKEALKFAHDRGVKVYVTVNIFPHNDDLKGLPEYIKTLDEIGVDAIIVSDLGVFSIVKDVAPNLEVHISTQANNTNYKTCEFWHNLGAKRVVLARELSLKEIKEIREKAPKDLEIEAFVHGAMCMAYSGRCLLSNYMTHRDANRGACAHPCRYKYYLVEEKRPGEYYQVFEDERGTYIMNSNDLCMIEYIPELVESGITSFKIEGRMKSSYYVATVVKAYRQAIDSYLKDKEDYKFNPKWLEELSKASHREFSTGFYFGKPKKQVYESSSYIRTHDIVGLVLDYDEENKIATIEQRNKVFKGDTVEVLTPKDDNYNIVLDEMWNLDGDAIESTPHPQMIYKLKTDAKLKPYDMLVKEKGDSDE, encoded by the coding sequence ATGAAGATAGAATTATTGGCTCCTGCCGGCAATCTTGAGAAATTAAAAACCGCAATAATTTACGGTGCCGATGCAGTTTATATAGGAGGAGAAGCATATAGCTTAAGAGCTATGGCAGATAATTTTGATACAGAAACGATGAAAGAAGCTCTAAAATTTGCTCATGACAGAGGAGTAAAGGTATATGTTACTGTAAATATATTCCCGCACAACGATGATTTAAAAGGATTGCCTGAATATATTAAAACACTTGATGAAATTGGAGTGGATGCCATTATTGTCTCTGACCTTGGCGTTTTTTCAATAGTAAAGGATGTCGCTCCAAACTTGGAAGTTCATATAAGCACTCAGGCGAATAATACAAATTATAAGACCTGTGAATTTTGGCATAATCTTGGAGCAAAAAGAGTTGTCCTGGCAAGGGAGTTATCGCTTAAAGAGATAAAGGAGATAAGAGAAAAAGCTCCAAAGGATTTGGAAATTGAGGCATTTGTTCATGGTGCTATGTGCATGGCATATTCTGGAAGGTGTCTATTGTCAAACTATATGACCCATAGGGACGCCAACAGAGGTGCATGCGCACATCCTTGCAGATATAAATATTATCTTGTTGAAGAAAAAAGGCCAGGAGAATATTACCAGGTTTTCGAGGACGAAAGAGGCACCTATATAATGAACTCAAATGATTTATGTATGATTGAATATATTCCTGAACTTGTTGAAAGTGGAATTACAAGTTTTAAAATTGAAGGAAGAATGAAGAGTTCATATTATGTTGCAACAGTCGTTAAAGCTTATAGACAGGCAATAGATAGCTATTTAAAGGATAAGGAAGATTATAAATTCAATCCCAAATGGCTTGAGGAGCTTTCAAAAGCCAGCCATAGAGAATTTTCAACTGGATTTTATTTTGGAAAGCCTAAAAAACAGGTATACGAAAGTTCATCTTATATAAGAACACATGATATAGTAGGACTTGTTTTGGACTACGATGAAGAAAATAAAATAGCAACTATTGAGCAAAGAAATAAAGTATTCAAGGGTGATACCGTAGAGGTTTTAACTCCTAAGGACGATAATTATAATATAGTTTTAGATGAAATGTGGAATTTAGATGGAGATGCTATTGAATCGACACCTCATCCACAGATGATTTATAAATTAAAAACAGATGCTAAACTAAAGCCTTACGATATGCTTGTTAAGGAGAAAGGGGATAGTGATGAGTAA
- a CDS encoding O-methyltransferase produces MSNIVHDYIEEYIRELIPGNTGLIKELEEYAAANDVPIVHKEVVKLMSILIKSHDINNILEVGAAIGYSSIVMANAGASRIITIERDDEMYNKAIENIRNANLTDKINVIKGDALEELKKLEGKYDMIFLDAAKGHYIHFLPECLRLLKQGGLLISDNVLFRGMIATNDLVKRRKITIVKRLRKYLTTISNMPELETVVLPIGDGLAISLKVAEVKK; encoded by the coding sequence ATGAGCAATATAGTTCATGATTATATAGAAGAATATATAAGAGAGCTAATACCTGGGAATACTGGATTAATAAAAGAGTTGGAAGAATATGCTGCTGCAAATGATGTTCCAATTGTTCATAAGGAAGTTGTAAAGCTTATGAGTATATTAATTAAATCACACGACATAAATAATATACTTGAGGTTGGAGCTGCCATAGGATATTCCTCAATAGTGATGGCTAATGCTGGTGCAAGCAGAATTATAACTATCGAAAGAGATGATGAAATGTATAACAAGGCTATTGAAAATATAAGGAATGCTAATCTAACTGATAAAATTAACGTAATTAAGGGAGATGCACTTGAAGAGTTAAAAAAACTTGAAGGGAAATATGACATGATTTTTTTGGATGCAGCTAAAGGGCATTATATACATTTTCTTCCTGAATGCTTAAGGCTGTTAAAGCAGGGAGGCCTTTTAATTTCAGACAATGTTCTTTTTAGAGGGATGATAGCAACTAACGATTTAGTAAAAAGAAGAAAAATAACTATTGTGAAGAGGCTGAGAAAATATCTTACAACCATTTCAAACATGCCGGAACTTGAAACTGTTGTTCTACCGATTGGCGATGGGCTTGCAATTAGCCTTAAAGTAGCGGAGGTGAAAAAATGA
- a CDS encoding MmcQ/YjbR family DNA-binding protein, producing MKMQNFLDYCLSKPFSKLDYPFGPDIAVIKVGSRMFAIIQVRENNLNISLKCEPILAEFLRYQYKSVIPGYHLNKKHWNTVIIDGSVPIEEINKLIDHSYELVFSKLTKESL from the coding sequence ATGAAAATGCAGAACTTTTTAGACTATTGTCTTTCAAAACCTTTTTCAAAGTTGGATTATCCTTTTGGACCAGATATTGCGGTAATAAAAGTTGGTTCAAGGATGTTTGCGATTATTCAAGTAAGGGAAAACAATTTAAATATATCGTTGAAATGTGAGCCAATACTGGCAGAATTTTTAAGATATCAATATAAATCAGTAATTCCAGGTTATCATTTAAACAAAAAGCATTGGAACACAGTTATCATTGATGGGAGCGTCCCAATAGAAGAAATTAATAAATTAATTGACCATTCTTACGAGTTAGTATTCTCTAAACTTACAAAAGAGAGCCTCTAA
- a CDS encoding QueT transporter family protein produces the protein MERKTQYIAKAGLIAAIYAVLTIFLMPISYGPVQFRISEALTVLPFIEPAAVPGLFIGCIFANYFGGLGWVDIVFGSLTTLAAAYLTSKMPNKYLAVLPPIFLNAFIVAIWVQQFIGEEVKIKGLSPYWITVGTIGFGEFVTAGILGLIVLAAFERIKK, from the coding sequence ATGGAAAGAAAAACTCAATATATTGCAAAGGCAGGTCTTATAGCAGCAATTTATGCAGTTCTTACTATATTTTTAATGCCGATATCTTACGGACCAGTTCAATTTAGAATTTCAGAAGCATTGACGGTATTACCATTTATTGAGCCAGCTGCTGTTCCAGGACTTTTTATAGGTTGCATATTCGCTAACTATTTCGGAGGTCTTGGCTGGGTAGATATTGTATTTGGCAGCTTGACAACACTTGCAGCAGCATACCTTACAAGCAAGATGCCAAATAAATATCTTGCAGTTTTACCACCAATATTTCTTAATGCATTTATTGTAGCTATATGGGTTCAGCAATTTATAGGTGAAGAAGTCAAAATAAAGGGTTTAAGTCCATACTGGATTACAGTAGGAACTATAGGCTTTGGAGAATTTGTAACTGCAGGAATTTTAGGCTTAATTGTATTAGCAGCTTTTGAAAGAATAAAGAAATAA
- a CDS encoding YlbF family regulator, translated as MYIYDKVHEFARELKNTPEVMNYKRALDKLNSNSTHKKMVEDLRKMQFEIYSLQLQGKEPSKEQMEAYSNISNVISLNPEIHEFLEAEMRFLTLWQDMFKIITDTIGIDINPGI; from the coding sequence ATGTATATTTATGACAAAGTTCATGAATTTGCAAGGGAATTAAAGAATACTCCTGAGGTTATGAACTATAAAAGAGCACTCGATAAACTAAACTCAAATTCAACACATAAAAAAATGGTTGAAGATTTGAGAAAGATGCAGTTTGAAATTTATTCGTTGCAGCTTCAGGGGAAGGAACCATCGAAGGAACAAATGGAGGCATACAGCAACATTTCAAACGTAATTAGTTTAAACCCTGAAATTCATGAATTTTTGGAAGCTGAGATGAGATTTTTAACTCTGTGGCAGGATATGTTTAAAATTATTACCGATACAATCGGAATAGACATTAATCCAGGTATCTAG
- a CDS encoding ribonuclease J, protein MKEGIFLTKKDKIRIVPLGGVNEIGKNMTMIEYKNEIIVIDCGLMFPEEEMFGIDIVIPDVTYLIKNKDKVKGIFLTHGHEDHIGALPYVLKQLNVPVYGTRLTLGIVETRLKDHGLLTTTDLRVVNAGEVIKLDHIKVEFIRNCHSIADSCSLAIHTGLGTIVHTGDFKIDYTPIDGAQMDLARLAELGRQGVLLLLADSTNVERQGYTMSERIVGETFDNIFSEASGRIIVATFASNVHRLQQIINSAYKFNRKVAVSGRSVENIVEVAYALGYLDVPEGLMISIDDINKYNDKQIVIITTGSQGEPMSALARMSTSEHKKVEIKEGDLVIISATPIPGNEKLISRVINQLFKKGANVYYQSLADVHVSGHACQEELKLIHTLTKPKYFMPVHGEYRHLKQHSFLANKLGMDMSNIFIADIGQTLEITRDGAKLNGYVPAGQVLVDGLGVGDVGSIVLRDRKHLSQDGILTVVVTIDRSSGKVIAGPDIISRGFVYVRESEDLIEQAKQLVKKSIDQMLSNQITEWSALKSTIKDILRDFLYEKTKRKPMILPIIMEI, encoded by the coding sequence ATGAAGGAGGGAATTTTTTTGACTAAGAAGGATAAAATAAGAATTGTTCCATTGGGTGGTGTAAATGAAATTGGAAAGAACATGACAATGATTGAATATAAAAACGAAATCATTGTAATAGATTGCGGACTTATGTTCCCTGAGGAGGAAATGTTTGGCATTGATATAGTTATTCCAGATGTTACATACCTCATAAAAAATAAAGATAAGGTAAAAGGTATATTTTTAACCCATGGACATGAAGATCATATTGGAGCACTTCCATATGTTCTTAAACAATTAAATGTTCCTGTTTATGGAACAAGACTAACGCTCGGAATTGTGGAAACAAGATTAAAGGATCACGGATTATTGACAACTACGGATTTAAGGGTTGTTAATGCAGGTGAGGTTATAAAATTAGATCATATTAAAGTAGAATTTATAAGAAACTGCCATAGCATTGCTGATTCCTGCTCTCTTGCTATACATACTGGACTTGGAACAATCGTTCACACAGGGGATTTTAAAATCGATTATACTCCAATAGATGGTGCGCAGATGGACCTTGCAAGGCTTGCAGAGCTTGGACGCCAAGGAGTTCTGTTATTGCTTGCAGACAGCACAAATGTAGAAAGACAAGGTTATACTATGTCGGAAAGGATTGTTGGAGAGACTTTTGACAATATTTTTTCTGAAGCAAGCGGAAGAATAATAGTTGCTACATTTGCTTCAAATGTTCACAGATTGCAGCAGATTATAAATTCTGCCTATAAGTTTAACAGAAAAGTTGCTGTTTCAGGACGTAGTGTTGAAAATATAGTTGAGGTTGCATACGCCCTAGGTTATCTTGATGTTCCTGAAGGATTGATGATAAGTATAGACGATATAAACAAATACAATGACAAACAAATCGTTATAATAACAACTGGTAGCCAGGGAGAGCCTATGTCTGCCCTAGCGAGGATGTCGACTTCTGAGCACAAAAAAGTTGAAATTAAAGAAGGAGATTTGGTAATAATTTCTGCAACACCGATCCCTGGAAACGAAAAGCTTATTTCAAGGGTTATAAATCAACTTTTCAAAAAGGGTGCTAACGTATATTATCAATCTCTCGCAGATGTGCATGTGTCCGGACATGCCTGTCAGGAGGAGTTGAAGCTTATTCATACATTGACTAAACCAAAATATTTTATGCCTGTTCACGGTGAATATAGGCACTTAAAGCAGCATTCATTTTTAGCAAATAAGCTTGGAATGGATATGTCAAATATATTTATAGCTGATATAGGTCAGACTCTTGAAATTACAAGGGATGGAGCAAAGCTAAATGGATATGTCCCTGCAGGTCAGGTCCTTGTTGATGGACTTGGAGTAGGAGACGTTGGAAGCATTGTATTGAGGGATAGAAAGCATTTATCTCAGGATGGCATTTTAACTGTTGTAGTAACCATTGACCGTTCAAGCGGAAAGGTGATTGCGGGACCTGATATTATATCAAGAGGATTTGTTTATGTCAGAGAATCAGAAGATTTAATAGAGCAGGCAAAGCAGCTCGTTAAAAAATCAATTGACCAGATGCTTAGCAACCAAATTACCGAATGGTCTGCACTCAAATCAACTATTAAAGATATTCTAAGAGATTTTCTGTATGAAAAAACTAAGAGAAAGCCTATGATTCTGCCAATTATTATGGAAATATAA
- a CDS encoding Fur family transcriptional regulator, which produces MMSKEETEKLKQDLKERGYKLTPQRRAILNAIIDSEGRHLSPEEIYDLVKMECPEIGLATVYRTVQLLEKMGILYKMNFDDGVSRYELVHSTEDHQHHHLICVKCGDIQEVEDDLLDSLEEKITGLYNFKITNHDVKFYGICKKCK; this is translated from the coding sequence ATGATGTCAAAAGAGGAGACAGAAAAATTAAAACAAGATTTGAAGGAGAGAGGATATAAGCTAACTCCACAAAGAAGAGCCATTTTAAACGCTATAATTGACAGCGAAGGCAGACACCTATCGCCAGAGGAAATTTACGACCTTGTAAAGATGGAATGCCCTGAAATTGGTCTTGCAACGGTATATAGAACAGTTCAATTGCTTGAAAAGATGGGCATATTATATAAAATGAACTTTGATGACGGAGTAAGCAGATATGAACTTGTTCATAGCACTGAAGACCATCAGCACCATCATCTTATTTGCGTAAAATGTGGTGATATTCAGGAAGTAGAAGATGACCTTTTGGATTCCCTTGAGGAAAAAATAACAGGTTTATATAACTTTAAAATTACAAATCACGACGTAAAGTTCTACGGAATATGCAAGAAATGTAAGTAA
- the feoB gene encoding ferrous iron transport protein B, which translates to MNCCEGLKIDIPKGAKKIVLAGNPNVGKSVFFNALTGVYVDVSNFPGTTVDVSHGKFGDDVVMDTPGVYGVSSFNDEEKVAKDVIIYGDIILNIVDALHLERDLFLTLQLIDMGKPVIVALNMMDDVERNGIKIDVEKLSNLLGVPVIPTIAIKGKGIDEVKKNLYNARVGNANPHIMKYLKDIVEKVEHQSEALLILEDDDEFLNAYGFSRMNLREEIYRLRRQAVDEIISKVIINDNEKNSIRQKLGYYMLNPITGIPILAVVLYIMFKVIGVFVAGTIVGITEETIMQGYYEPFVKGIFANLFGDNTVLYRAFAGEFGILTLTPTYVLGLLMPLVIGFYFFMSLLEDSGYLPRIASLSDKVLSFFGLNGRAIIPIILGFGCITMATITTRLLGTRREKIIATALLGLTIPCSAQLGVIAGMIAPLGAKYLLIYLVTIFFVFALTGTILNKVLPGESSHLFIDLPPIRMPRISNVVKKTWTKTWMFLKEATPLFALGAVIITFLSETNLLVVIQNFFAPFTVNFLKLPKEAANAFIMGIIRRDFGAAGLTDLTLTPEQTVVSLVTITLFVPCIASIIVMFKERSKKEALTIWLGSFIAAFLVGGILAFILI; encoded by the coding sequence TGATATTCCAAAGGGAGCTAAAAAAATTGTTTTAGCAGGCAATCCAAACGTAGGGAAGTCTGTGTTTTTTAATGCACTAACAGGCGTATATGTGGATGTTTCAAACTTCCCAGGAACTACTGTGGATGTTTCGCATGGTAAATTTGGCGATGATGTTGTAATGGATACTCCAGGCGTATATGGAGTTTCATCCTTTAATGATGAAGAGAAGGTAGCAAAGGATGTTATAATTTATGGCGATATAATACTTAATATAGTTGATGCTTTGCACCTTGAAAGAGATTTGTTCTTAACATTGCAACTTATAGATATGGGCAAGCCCGTTATTGTAGCTCTTAATATGATGGATGATGTTGAGAGAAACGGAATCAAAATAGATGTTGAAAAATTAAGCAATTTGCTTGGCGTTCCTGTAATACCAACAATAGCTATAAAAGGCAAAGGAATTGATGAGGTAAAGAAAAATCTATATAATGCACGAGTTGGGAATGCAAACCCGCATATTATGAAGTATCTCAAGGACATAGTGGAAAAAGTAGAACACCAAAGCGAAGCTTTGTTGATCCTTGAAGATGATGATGAATTCTTAAACGCATATGGATTTAGTAGAATGAATTTACGAGAAGAAATATACAGATTAAGAAGACAAGCTGTTGATGAAATTATATCTAAAGTTATAATTAATGATAATGAGAAGAATTCTATCAGACAAAAATTGGGATACTATATGTTAAATCCAATAACGGGGATTCCAATTCTTGCTGTTGTATTATATATTATGTTTAAGGTTATAGGCGTTTTTGTAGCGGGGACAATAGTAGGTATAACAGAAGAAACGATTATGCAGGGATATTATGAACCTTTTGTTAAAGGAATTTTTGCTAATCTATTTGGAGATAATACTGTATTATACAGAGCTTTTGCAGGTGAATTTGGAATTTTAACATTAACTCCGACCTATGTTTTAGGACTTTTAATGCCGCTTGTTATAGGGTTTTATTTCTTTATGTCACTTTTGGAGGACTCAGGATATCTACCAAGAATAGCGTCATTATCAGACAAGGTTCTATCCTTCTTTGGATTAAACGGAAGAGCTATAATACCTATAATACTTGGATTTGGATGCATAACCATGGCAACAATAACAACAAGACTTCTTGGAACAAGACGCGAAAAGATTATTGCAACGGCACTTTTGGGATTAACCATTCCATGTTCTGCACAATTGGGTGTGATAGCTGGTATGATTGCTCCACTTGGCGCAAAGTATCTACTCATATATTTAGTGACTATTTTCTTTGTTTTTGCACTGACAGGAACTATATTAAATAAAGTGCTTCCTGGTGAATCTTCTCATTTATTTATAGATTTGCCTCCAATAAGAATGCCTAGGATATCAAATGTCGTAAAAAAGACATGGACAAAAACATGGATGTTTTTAAAGGAAGCAACACCATTATTTGCTTTAGGCGCCGTTATTATAACATTCTTAAGCGAAACTAATCTTCTTGTTGTGATACAAAACTTCTTTGCTCCATTTACAGTAAACTTTTTAAAATTACCAAAGGAAGCAGCAAATGCATTTATTATGGGAATAATAAGAAGAGACTTTGGAGCTGCAGGTTTAACTGATCTTACTCTAACTCCCGAACAAACTGTGGTTTCGCTTGTTACTATAACCCTCTTCGTTCCTTGCATTGCATCAATAATTGTGATGTTTAAAGAAAGAAGTAAAAAAGAAGCATTGACAATTTGGCTTGGAAGCTTTATTGCAGCGTTTTTAGTAGGCGGAATATTAGCTTTTATTTTGATATGA